The stretch of DNA CGCGGGTAAGGAAAATTATATCCAGACAATGACACTCGAGCTACCCAGGGACGCAAATCTCCACTTTGCTCTTGACTTTTCTCATCATGGATGTCCCTAAATTAATGGAGGGTATTTCAATCGAATCGCCTGGAAATTCGGGCCTTTTGCGCGCGTTCGCTCGCGAATTTGAATCCCGCTCGGCCGGGGTCATTTGTAGAGCGCCGGGGCGAGTCAATCTGCTCGGGGAACATGTTGACTACAATGGGCTCCCCGTGTTGCCGATGACCATAGACCGCGCCATCGCTGTTGTTGCGGGAGTGCGTCAAGACAGTCGTGTGCGGATACGAAATACTGACGCATCGTTTGCCCCGGACGAATTCGTGAACGGACCCGATTTGACGCCGTCGCCGCAGGGTTCGTGGATCAACTACTGCAAGGCCGCCATTGATGGCGTCAATCGCCATTACAGGCCGGATACGTTTCCGGGGCTGGACCTTCTCTATTCGGGGACGATTCCCGCGGCCTCCGGGTTGTCGTCGTCGTCGGCGCTCGTCGTTGCAACTGCCCTGGCGTATCTGCACGCCCTCGGTATTCCGATCGATACCGAGGCGAAGCGCATCGAACTGGCCGCAATGCTCGCGCACGCGGAACGGTATGTGGGCGTGCATGGAGGCGGCATGGATCAGGCGATTATTCTGCTCGGCGCCGCGGAGTGTGCGTGCAAGATTGACTTCTTTCCCTTGCGCGTCGAGCGCGTGCCCGTGTTCGACGATCACACGTTCGTCATCTGCAATTCGCTGGTGACGGCTGACAAGTCCGGCTCGGCAATTCACCGGTACAACGAAGGCCCGCTTTCGTGCCGTCTCATTCGCGCGCTTGTCGAGAAGCACGCGAAGCTAACGTACGATGACGAGATCGAGATTGAACACCTCGGCGACCTGTGGTTCGGCCCGCTGTGCCTGACGAACGTGGAAGTCGAGGCCTTGTTTCGCGACGCATTCCCACGGCCCCGAACGACGCTGGCGCAGGCCGCAACCGTACTCGACCTTGGGGAGCCGGAAATCAGGCGGCGCTGGCTCGGCGACCTGCCTGAACCCGATGGCGGTTTCCCGTTACAGGCTCGCGCGCGGCACCAATTGACGGAGATGGCCCGAGTGGAACAGGGCCGCGACTGCCTCCTCGCGTCGGATGCGGTGTTGTTCGGTTCGCTTATGGACGACTCGCACCAAAGCTGCGCGGACGACTTTGGAGTCAGTTCGCCCCAGTTGGACAAACTGGTGGAGATCGCGCGCGCGGCGGGAAGCATTGGATCGCGCCTGACGGGCGCCGGTTTCGGCGGTTGTACGGTGAACCTGGTCGAGACCGGCCAACTCGATCATTTTGTCCAATATGTTTCGCGCGCCTATTACGAGGACTACCTCGGCCGCGGACGGCGTGACGCGTTCGCGAACGACGCAATCATCGTTGCGCATCCGGTGCCGGCCGCGGGTTACGAGGACTTGTAAAGGAATGGATTATGACCTAGAATGCAAGTGGTTACGGCGCATACATTTCCCGTGAGAAATGTCGGATGGGGTTTGCCGTGAGCGCCGTAAAAGTAGTGATTTTTCAACGGGTTAAGCAGATTTCACGTTTTGACAGGATTCGCTATGCGTGGTACCGTTGATTTGCGGACAGCTCGGACGGGTACGTCTCATCGCTGTCCTTTTTCGTTGACGGGTACTGCAGCGCCTGAGCGGTCTTGTCCACGGGAAGGAGCGGGCCGTGCCTAAGTTCGCGTACAAAGCGATTGACAGTGCGGGCGTAGAACAATCCGGAATTCTCGAAGCGGCGACTGAGGCGGACGCCGTCAACGAGGTGGGACGCAGGGGACTTTTCCCTACCGATGTGCGCCCGGCAAATGTAACCGACGATCTCCGCGTTCGATGGCAGGAGCAACAACAACGACACAAAGAGTTGGAAACGAGGCGCGCGGAACAGCAGCGCAAACGGCAAACGCGCCAGCGGCTTGTTGTGCGATATAAGGACGGCCGGACGGAGTACGGCGTCTGTTTCGCGCTGAATCCGAAGGATTCCGGCTTTCACCTGGACAAGGTCGACAAGAACGGAATCACAAGCGGCAACACAATCCAAATCCGGTATTCGGAATTGAAGGCGGTCTTTTACGTTAAGAGTTTCGACGGGAAATACGACAAGAACCAGCGATATCGCGAGTGGGCCCCGGAAGGCAGCGAACTGGTAATCGAGTTTGCCGACGGCGAGATACTGCGCGGCCATTGCATGCAGCATTACGACCCCGACGACACGCGGTTCTACATTGTCCCGAAGGACCCGGCGACGAACAATATCTGCGCGCTCATAGAACGTTCGGCGACCACGCGCATTATGACGCCGGAAGAATACGAGGCGTCGCGGACGGAACGGCACGAAGCGCGAAAGGCGGCGGAGAAGACCGAGCTAACGCAGGAAGAGACGATGGGCGATTTCTACTTCGAGACGCGGAACTATGCCGCCGCACTCGAACAGTACGGGGTAGCCCAGAAGAAACATCCGGATTCGCGCCGGTTGCGCCGCAAGATCATGGCGTCGCAATTCAATATCGGCGTCAGTTTTATCAAGAGGCGCGATTACGCGCACGCGTTGGAATGCATGCAGAAAGTGCTGCAGATGGACCCGACGAACGAACACGCGAAAAAGAAAGTGCAACAGCTCCGTAAGATCGTCGAGCGCCCCGACAAAGCGCCCGTGCCGAAGACGGTCGAGCAGGATTTCTAGCTGCAAAAGGAATTGGCCCGGCACGGCCGCGCCATGGGTTATGTGACGAATGCAGATTGCCATCATTGCCGATCTTCACGCGAACCTCGAGGCGACCCTCGCGGTGTTCAAGGAGATCGACAAGCGTAAACCGGACAAGATTGTCTGTCTCGGGGACCTGACGGGGTACAACGCGAACCCGAACGAAGTCGTCGACATCATTCGCGAGCGCGAGATTCCGTGCATCATGGGCAACCACGACGCGGCCGTCTGCGGCATCGAGGATCCGTGGTTCTTCCGCGCGGCCGCCAAGCAGGTCATCGAGTGGCAGGTCGACGAGATTCGCGACGACAACCGCCGGTGGCTTGCGATGTGCCCCGAACAGGTCGTGTTTCGATCGACGTGCCTGGGCGTGCACGGCTCGCCGAGCAGCCGGGACGATTACATCATCGACTGGCTCGATGCGATGCGCCAACTCGAATATCTCAATGGCCGTGACGTCACCATTTGCTTCTTCGGTCACAGCCATCGTCCCTCGTTCTTCAGCGAGAAGGGCAATACGACGGTGTCGAATTCCAACATTCGGCAGTTCCAGCCCGCAAACCGATACTTCGTGAATCCCGGGGCCGTGGGCCAGCCGCGCGACCGCGATCCGCGCGCGGCATTTGGCATATTCGACACCGAAAAGATGACATTCGAGTTTTGTCGCACCGAGTACGATATCGACACATGCCAGCGCAAGATCATGGCGGCGGGGCTGCCGCTGGAGCTTGCACGCCGGCTCGCCGTAGGGAAGTAATGGCCCACCTCCCCCAGCCCATCGCGCCGCCCGGCGCGAAAACCGTGCGCGAACTGCTCGAGGACCGCGAACGCGCCGTGCTGAGTCCGCACGCGACGCTCGCGTGCGCTTCGCGTGGCCGGGTCCACGAGGAAACCGAGCACGATTATCGGACCGCATTCCAACGCGATCGCGACCGTATCCTGCATACAAAGGCGTTTCGCCGGCTGAAACAGAAAACCCAAGTGTTCATTGCGCCCAAGGGCGACCACTATCGCACGCGGCTTACGCACACGCTCGAGGTGGCGCAGATCGCGCGTACGGTGGCGCGGGCGCTGTTCCTCAACGAAGACCTTACTGAGGCGATTGCGCTTGGCCATGACTTGGGCCACACGCCATTTGGTCACGCGGGCGAGGCGGTGTTGGGCGAGGTGTACGCGGACGGGTTCCGCCACTACGAACAGAGCCTGCGGGTTGTTGACAAACTCGAGACGCGACGCTCCGGGCACGGCTTGAACCTCACGCACGAAGTGCGTGAGGGGATTCTGAACCATTCCATCGGTAAGAGCATCCTGCTCGGCAGGCCCAGCGCGGCAGCCACTACGCCGGAGGCGACGGTCGTCAGCGTGTCGGACGCGATTGCGTATATAAACCACGACATCGACGACGCGCTGCGCTGCGGGCTGATTGCTTTGGGCGATCTTCCAAAGGACGCCATCGGCCTGCTCGGATCCTCATCGTCGCAACGGATCGACCGAATGGTCGTGGCGCTCATCGAGGGCAGCGGCGAGGGGCGCGTTCGCATGCGGGAGGACGTGCGTCAGGCAACCGTCGAGTTGCGATCGTATCTGTATTCGAACCTGTATCCATGCGAGGCCATCAATCGCGAAATCCGCAAGGCGAAGAAGCTCCTGAAGGAACTGTATTTCCGATTGTTGGAGCAGCCGACAAAGGAAAGCGCCGCGGGCGATCCGAACGACAGCGTCGAGCGGCGCACGGTGGATTTTATCGCCGGGATGACCGATCCGTACGCGCTCGAACTATACAGCAAACTTTTCTTTCCAGAGTCATGGCCGGCGTAATCGGTATCGTTTCGGGTTCGGGACTTGATCTTCGGGGACTCCTCAGCCGCACGACTGGGGAGTTCTCGTTTCAGGAGGAACTTGGATTCGATATCGACGCGCTGGAAGGACACGACCGCAAGTTCATACGGGGAACAAGCGGCGCGCACGAAATAATCCTGCAGTGCGGACGGCTGCACTTCTACGAGGGATATACGTTCGAAGAAGTCGTGAGCACAGTCGACATCTTAAACGCGTTCGGCGCGCAAACGATTCTCTTTACGAATGTCGGCGGCGGATTGCGGCCCACCACGAAGCCGGGGGACATCGTTGCCATCAACGAGGTGCGAACCTGGCCGTTCACGCGGTGGGAAAACCAGCCGGAGGTGCTGACGCCGGACTTCGTCGTGCCCGGGTGCGACCGCACGGGGGTTTATTACTGGATGCACGGCCCCTCGTACGAAACGCCGGCGGAAATCCGCGCGCTGCAAATCATGGGAGGCGACGTGGTCGGAATGAGCACGGCGCCGGAGATCGCGCGGTGCAAGCAACTCAGCGTGCGGTGCGCGGCGGTTTCGGTGATCACCAACAATTGCTGCACGCCGCAGGTGCTTACGCACGACGACGTGGTCCGCGTGGCGGAATCGGCGTCGGGACGTTTGGTCGACATGCTGCTAAATGCCATTCACGCGATTTAGCGCAATGCGAGGAATTGTGTATCCGCGGGCGCGGACATTAGTCGGTCTGGTGACCAAATGCTCGATTGCGATTGCGAGTCATCCTGAAGCTTGGCGTTCGCCAAGCGAACAGAAATTCATGGGCGGAATGGACTGGATAGACGAGATGGACGGCAGTTAGGACGAACGCCGACAATCAATTACGATTACGAGCACGAAGATCCAGCAAGCTAATATCGCGAGTTGCTTCAGTCCGTCGCACCGTCCGCGTCGTTTTCCGAAAAGACCTGCGCCGAAAATCGGTAGAGTGTTGCTTCCGGGTTTTCCCAGGAGCGGTCGGGATACCCCGCTTTCATGCAGACCGCTTTCAAGAACTGCTCCACGTTCCATCCGCGTTCCGTGGCAACCTGCGGCAAGAGCAGTCCGCCGCGGAAAGGCGGCATCGCGATATAGAGTCCATCACGGCCGATCACAATCTCGCGCAGATCGTGCACCCGTCTGAACGGCGTGTCCGGCGAATCGCCCGGGGTAAGCGCGGATACCTCGACGGTAATCGAGCTCAATTCGCCGGGTTGGACGGGTTCGAAGCGCGGGTCATTGGAGGATGCGTTGACGGCGTTTTCGGATACGGCGCGCGCGAGCGGCTCTTTGTTCTGCGTATAGCCGATGCACCCGCGCAGGTCGCCGTGCGCGTGCAGGGTAACGAAAGCGCCGTGTTTTTCGCGGAGGGCGGGGGTCAGGCCGTACTCTTCGATATCGATGCGCCGGCGGTGGCGGACCCACGCGTCAAGCGAATCGCGCGCGACGCGCAACAGCGTTAGCTCTTCGCCACGCGTGAGAAAATGCTCACTCCGATCCAGGTTGTGCGTCATTGGGAGGTGTAGCCTCCGCGGGTGTCGGTCCAGATGCTTGATCCTGCGGCGCGGGCCCAACGGGCGCTGCTTCCGCCGCGCGCGCGGCGTCGCGGACGCCGTCGGTGATGCGAATCGGCTCGGGCCGCGTCGAGCGTTCGCGCATACCGTCGATAAAAACGATGGATGCGTAGCTGACGGAGGCGCGCGGATTGCCGGTCATGCGCGCGGTCAGATCGTAATCGACCATAACGCCGGCAGACGTCGACGGCATAAGGCGCATCAGTACGCAGAGGGCTTCCGGTCCGGAAATCGTATTTTGCGTGTCCTTTAGATATGCCTGAAATCCGCGCACACGACGCTCTTCGATCAGGCGGATGGCGGCTTGATCGAGCGCGGAGATGCCCTCGACGATGCCGGTCGTGAACTGTGGAGTGAAATTATTGGAGGCGCCGTATCGCGTGAAATCGGAACATGCGACGACCAGCGTGTGCTCGTCGACAATTTCGCGCAACGTATTCACGATGGAGTTCAACGCGGGTTCATCGAACTCGCCAGTAACTTTCTTCAATGTGCCCACGACGATTGGCACGAGTTGGAACTCGCCAAGTTGCACCTGGAGGAATGGCAAGATAACTTCGATTGCGGGTTCCTTTTCGTGGAGCGCCGTCCTGCCCACCCGCGGGTCCGAATAGGCTTGCTCGCGGTAGACCAAGCCGCGAATTGCGATCAGTCCGTTCACGCAAATGCGGCGCACTGCGGGTCCGTCGAGTTCGACGTCGCCCAGCGGCGTGCGGTAATAGCGCAGCGAAGGAACGGAGCAGCCGCGAAATTCCGAATGCAGGGCCGGGGCCAGCACGATCACGCGCTTGTACTGTCCGGGCTGGATGTACTTGAACGCGCTCGCCATGATGCTGCCCGCGGCGCGGTAGGAAGAGTGCGGGACGACGCATCCCACCACGGGGCCGGGCACGGGGATGGTTTCGGCCTCGGTAATGTACTGCGAAACCGCGGCCCGCAATTGATCCGCGCCCGCGGGATAATACAGACCCGCCGCAATAGGTTGCCGGACGCGCGCCATCTCCCCCGCTCCCGCGATCAGAATCGGGAAGGAAGCACAAAGCATTGCGATAAACCCCATGCGGTTCATGGCGTCATGATAAACGCGGCACAGGCACAACGCGACATTTGTTTTCGTTCCGACGGAGCCGCTCGCCCGACACGGGCAGGCGGACGTGCCGCGCAAGCGTCCGCCCCTACACTACTGCCCAACGTGTTGCACTCCGGAGAGCAGGCGTGACGGCGCCGCATAGCCGCAGTCAAAGGGATTCAGAAGGGATTAGGGGATAGGGTTCAGGGTTCAGTTGAGCCGGGAATCGGGAATCAGTTTTCGGGTCTGGCGTACAGGCTCCTCGTCCTTGCGCGCTGCATCGGCGTTTGTCGGTTGCGGGTAATTCTGTTGACGATCGGGGTCTGCACGACCCATTTCTCTTTCCTCTTCGCGAATCACGAGGGGGTGCACACCTTCTCTTGACGATTCAAGGGGTGGGTGGAGCCGGGCCGCGTTCGATGCGGATGCCGGTTCCATGAGTGCCTCCGATTCCATAGCGCCATCGGGGAGTTGCGGCGCGGTGGCTCGTGGGTTTAGGCCGGGCTGGGTGAGCAATACCCCCCGGCTCGATGATCTCCGTGCTCGCCGCTTCGCCGGGCCACGGAGCTGTGGTCAACACGGTCCCTCCATCTTTCGGCCTACGCTGTTGCACCTGTCGTATGAACGCGCTTGCGAAACGACCTCTGTTTAGTTGACAAACTGAAACGCGCAGTGCGAAAAGCCGGGAGGTCGCGTTTGGAATCTGCTTTGGGAAACGAGGGGTTTTGATGGAAAGTCGCAGATTCGTTGTCGATCAAGCTTATAGAGAATGTTCAGCCACAGACTCCTCGTATTGGGTAGATGAGGACGATGCGACGATCAAGGACGCGGAGTGGAGCGCGACAGGAGAGCTTTCTGTTTTTCGTGGTCATCGTCCGGCCGGGCGTCGCCTGGAATGCCGCGCTCGCGGGACGCCGGGAGCCCAGTCCATTGTGGTGGAACTCCCAATTTTGTCGCTGGGGACGGTGAGTGGCCAAGCTGACCGTGTTCGGTGTACGCGTGCTTGAGTGGTCTAATTCGTGGTCCCTAAAATTAGGGCGTTGACAATATACCTATCAGTAGGTATATTCGATATGCAAGGTTGACTCGAGCGGAACTATACGGGTATCCGGCAACGGGAGGACTGCGATGCGCATCGAATTCTCGGAGACGTTTAGTGTGCCGGTGGAGGAGGCGTTTTCGTATTTCCCGACGCCGCCGGACTGGGTGCGTTTGTTTGGGTTTGCGGCCGAGGTGGAGCACCGCGGGGATGGATGGTACTCGGTGCCGCTGAAGCGGTTTCCCATTCCGTTGACGGCGCGTGTTGACGAGACTATTCCGAATCGGAGGGTGCATTGGGTGTTTCGCGGGTTCTGGCGGGGGGAAGGGGAAGTGAACTTTTCTCCGACCGCGGATGGAGTGACGATTTCCGGATTTGAGGAAATTCGCGTGCCGTGGATGCTCGGGATTGGGCCGTGGGTGGAGCGCAACTATTTGCAGCGACCGTTCGAACGGTTGTGGGAATCGGGGTGGAGGCGGTTGCGGAGGCGCGGAGATGCGAACGCGGAGCACGCTTCGACCGATGCATCATTGAAACTGGCGGGCGACCAAAGGACCTAAACGACCAAAAGGACACAGGGCGGCATAGCCGCAAGCAAAGGGCTTCCTCCATCAATCTCAAATTTGAAATCTCAGACAACAACACGCTGAAGCCAAGGAGCTTGCACGATAGGTGCAGAACCTTTTAGAGCCTCGAACATTAATGCCGAAACCCCTTCGGGGTACATTCTCTAACGGGGGTGGTTGGTACCCAGGGTACCGAAGCGGTGATAGTCCCCCGTGCAGTCCCCGTGCAGTCTCCCGTGGGACGATTGCGAATACACATCCACAGTCACACAATCGCGGTGATTGCCTTAGCGCGCGGCGAGTATTTCGGCTGCGCAGGCGGCAACACGGTCCACCGCTTCGTTTGTTACGGGTGACTTTCCCTTTTCGAATCCGAGATCGGAGAGGCGCACGTGATCGGCATCTGGGAACCCCGCGAGTTCGAGGCATTTTTTGACGCAGTCCAGTTCGCACCCGTCGATTGCGAGAACCCTTTCAGCGGACTGTGTGCGCTCGATGATGGGCGGGACCCTTCCCCCCACTCCGGCAAGGCAGAACATTTTTCCGTGGCCGTCGCGGGTGAGTTTTCGCGCGGCCTGATCGGCGATGGCGCCTACGTCGGCGGCGCCGGAACAGGCGAAGATGAGTTTCGCCGCGGCGTTGTTTGCGCATGCGTTTGTGTTGTTCATGACATTGCTCCTTCTTGTTCGATTTGGGGAGAGCCACCTGGCCGGTGACATCCCCTCGGTCCTCTTATGCTGCTTCGGAGACCGGTGCATCCCCCTTTCCTTGGGCAAAGTAGCGGCGTTGAAACCAGAACGCCACGTTGACGAGCGCGATTAGGGCCGGAACTTCGACGAGCGGTCCGATGACG from Candidatus Hydrogenedentota bacterium encodes:
- a CDS encoding deoxyguanosinetriphosphate triphosphohydrolase — its product is MAHLPQPIAPPGAKTVRELLEDRERAVLSPHATLACASRGRVHEETEHDYRTAFQRDRDRILHTKAFRRLKQKTQVFIAPKGDHYRTRLTHTLEVAQIARTVARALFLNEDLTEAIALGHDLGHTPFGHAGEAVLGEVYADGFRHYEQSLRVVDKLETRRSGHGLNLTHEVREGILNHSIGKSILLGRPSAAATTPEATVVSVSDAIAYINHDIDDALRCGLIALGDLPKDAIGLLGSSSSQRIDRMVVALIEGSGEGRVRMREDVRQATVELRSYLYSNLYPCEAINREIRKAKKLLKELYFRLLEQPTKESAAGDPNDSVERRTVDFIAGMTDPYALELYSKLFFPESWPA
- a CDS encoding purine-nucleoside phosphorylase — encoded protein: MAGVIGIVSGSGLDLRGLLSRTTGEFSFQEELGFDIDALEGHDRKFIRGTSGAHEIILQCGRLHFYEGYTFEEVVSTVDILNAFGAQTILFTNVGGGLRPTTKPGDIVAINEVRTWPFTRWENQPEVLTPDFVVPGCDRTGVYYWMHGPSYETPAEIRALQIMGGDVVGMSTAPEIARCKQLSVRCAAVSVITNNCCTPQVLTHDDVVRVAESASGRLVDMLLNAIHAI
- a CDS encoding putative zinc-binding protein is translated as MNNTNACANNAAAKLIFACSGAADVGAIADQAARKLTRDGHGKMFCLAGVGGRVPPIIERTQSAERVLAIDGCELDCVKKCLELAGFPDADHVRLSDLGFEKGKSPVTNEAVDRVAACAAEILAAR
- a CDS encoding tetratricopeptide repeat protein, which encodes MPKFAYKAIDSAGVEQSGILEAATEADAVNEVGRRGLFPTDVRPANVTDDLRVRWQEQQQRHKELETRRAEQQRKRQTRQRLVVRYKDGRTEYGVCFALNPKDSGFHLDKVDKNGITSGNTIQIRYSELKAVFYVKSFDGKYDKNQRYREWAPEGSELVIEFADGEILRGHCMQHYDPDDTRFYIVPKDPATNNICALIERSATTRIMTPEEYEASRTERHEARKAAEKTELTQEETMGDFYFETRNYAAALEQYGVAQKKHPDSRRLRRKIMASQFNIGVSFIKRRDYAHALECMQKVLQMDPTNEHAKKKVQQLRKIVERPDKAPVPKTVEQDF
- the amrA gene encoding AmmeMemoRadiSam system protein A, encoding MTHNLDRSEHFLTRGEELTLLRVARDSLDAWVRHRRRIDIEEYGLTPALREKHGAFVTLHAHGDLRGCIGYTQNKEPLARAVSENAVNASSNDPRFEPVQPGELSSITVEVSALTPGDSPDTPFRRVHDLREIVIGRDGLYIAMPPFRGGLLLPQVATERGWNVEQFLKAVCMKAGYPDRSWENPEATLYRFSAQVFSENDADGATD
- the galK gene encoding galactokinase, which gives rise to MRAFAREFESRSAGVICRAPGRVNLLGEHVDYNGLPVLPMTIDRAIAVVAGVRQDSRVRIRNTDASFAPDEFVNGPDLTPSPQGSWINYCKAAIDGVNRHYRPDTFPGLDLLYSGTIPAASGLSSSSALVVATALAYLHALGIPIDTEAKRIELAAMLAHAERYVGVHGGGMDQAIILLGAAECACKIDFFPLRVERVPVFDDHTFVICNSLVTADKSGSAIHRYNEGPLSCRLIRALVEKHAKLTYDDEIEIEHLGDLWFGPLCLTNVEVEALFRDAFPRPRTTLAQAATVLDLGEPEIRRRWLGDLPEPDGGFPLQARARHQLTEMARVEQGRDCLLASDAVLFGSLMDDSHQSCADDFGVSSPQLDKLVEIARAAGSIGSRLTGAGFGGCTVNLVETGQLDHFVQYVSRAYYEDYLGRGRRDAFANDAIIVAHPVPAAGYEDL
- a CDS encoding metallophosphoesterase family protein is translated as MQIAIIADLHANLEATLAVFKEIDKRKPDKIVCLGDLTGYNANPNEVVDIIREREIPCIMGNHDAAVCGIEDPWFFRAAAKQVIEWQVDEIRDDNRRWLAMCPEQVVFRSTCLGVHGSPSSRDDYIIDWLDAMRQLEYLNGRDVTICFFGHSHRPSFFSEKGNTTVSNSNIRQFQPANRYFVNPGAVGQPRDRDPRAAFGIFDTEKMTFEFCRTEYDIDTCQRKIMAAGLPLELARRLAVGK
- the amrB gene encoding AmmeMemoRadiSam system protein B; its protein translation is MLCASFPILIAGAGEMARVRQPIAAGLYYPAGADQLRAAVSQYITEAETIPVPGPVVGCVVPHSSYRAAGSIMASAFKYIQPGQYKRVIVLAPALHSEFRGCSVPSLRYYRTPLGDVELDGPAVRRICVNGLIAIRGLVYREQAYSDPRVGRTALHEKEPAIEVILPFLQVQLGEFQLVPIVVGTLKKVTGEFDEPALNSIVNTLREIVDEHTLVVACSDFTRYGASNNFTPQFTTGIVEGISALDQAAIRLIEERRVRGFQAYLKDTQNTISGPEALCVLMRLMPSTSAGVMVDYDLTARMTGNPRASVSYASIVFIDGMRERSTRPEPIRITDGVRDAARAAEAAPVGPAPQDQASGPTPAEATPPNDAQPGSE